The Gemmatimonadaceae bacterium genome window below encodes:
- a CDS encoding TIGR03545 family protein, producing the protein MSTAGSVRSGSTPAYGPPAAGSGAAPNGSSGRKRKAFFRWQGIVPIVLVGALVALVWLLFAERLLRNTMEEAGTKALGAEVDVADLKIHLTQSAIEIAGIAVADPFDAHRNLLEIKRLFVELEPAPLAEKKLVVSRLTIGDVRTGTTRATVARPVPAGGFATSALRAMQQWAKQFDVPLLSFTPIDTIKSIVLDPTQLTSVKAALALAARGDSARNSVEKGFANLKLQATLDSSRALLTRLQGTNVRTLGISGARSAVNDIRRVSSQVDSARKRVESFANGSRALVDSMQSGLRTLDDARKADYAFARRLIKLPSVDAPDIGSALFGRVTIDKVQEALYWSQLAQHYMPPGLLPKESEGPKRLRASGTTVHFVKPAAYPRFLLRRADLSVAISDGPAKGNYVAAITNATTEPVLVGQPTTFAVRRAASGTGIDSLRLTGLLDHRTAKPRDVVNLQAAGVALPGFPIPGLPYRAELGRGATALSLSLDGDQLAAKWMVASNKMAWVADSSASKRLNTIESLVARVLTGVSALQMNADVTGTLKSPKLAVSSNLDRLVADQLRNVVGAQVAAAEAKLRARVDSLVDEKAAPVKQRVADLRASADKRVGDARAQLDAEKQKLDAQLKALSGGLVGLP; encoded by the coding sequence ATGTCTACCGCTGGTTCCGTCCGTAGCGGCTCGACGCCGGCCTACGGTCCGCCCGCGGCTGGCAGCGGCGCGGCGCCTAACGGGTCGAGCGGCCGCAAGCGCAAGGCGTTCTTCCGCTGGCAGGGTATCGTGCCGATCGTGCTCGTTGGCGCGCTCGTCGCGTTGGTTTGGTTGCTCTTCGCCGAGCGCCTTCTGCGCAACACCATGGAGGAAGCGGGCACCAAGGCGTTAGGCGCCGAAGTCGACGTCGCGGATCTCAAGATCCATCTCACGCAAAGCGCCATCGAGATCGCGGGCATCGCCGTCGCTGATCCATTCGATGCCCATAGGAACCTCCTCGAGATCAAGCGCCTCTTCGTCGAGCTCGAGCCTGCACCGCTGGCGGAGAAGAAGCTCGTCGTGAGCCGGCTCACGATCGGGGATGTCCGCACCGGCACGACACGAGCCACTGTCGCGCGGCCCGTGCCTGCGGGCGGCTTTGCGACGTCGGCGCTCCGCGCCATGCAACAATGGGCAAAGCAGTTCGACGTACCGCTCCTCTCGTTCACACCTATCGACACGATCAAGTCCATCGTGCTCGATCCGACGCAGCTCACGTCGGTGAAGGCCGCGCTTGCGCTCGCGGCACGCGGGGACTCGGCGCGCAACAGCGTCGAGAAAGGCTTCGCGAATCTGAAGTTGCAGGCGACGCTCGACTCCTCGCGCGCGCTGCTCACGCGACTTCAGGGCACGAACGTTCGTACGCTCGGCATCTCCGGCGCGCGCTCCGCGGTCAATGATATTCGGCGCGTGTCCAGCCAGGTAGATTCAGCGAGGAAGCGAGTTGAGAGCTTTGCAAATGGCTCGCGTGCTCTTGTGGACAGCATGCAGAGTGGATTGCGAACGCTGGACGACGCCCGCAAAGCCGACTACGCCTTCGCCCGCCGATTGATCAAGCTGCCGTCCGTCGACGCACCGGACATCGGCTCGGCGCTCTTCGGCAGGGTGACGATCGACAAAGTTCAGGAAGCTCTCTACTGGAGCCAGCTCGCGCAGCACTATATGCCGCCCGGCCTCTTGCCGAAGGAGTCTGAGGGGCCAAAACGACTTCGCGCATCGGGAACGACTGTGCACTTCGTGAAGCCCGCAGCCTATCCACGCTTCCTGCTCCGTCGCGCTGATCTCAGCGTCGCGATAAGTGACGGACCTGCGAAAGGGAACTACGTCGCCGCCATCACGAATGCGACAACCGAACCGGTGCTCGTCGGCCAGCCGACAACGTTCGCGGTGAGACGTGCCGCAAGCGGCACGGGTATCGATTCGCTGCGCCTAACGGGACTGCTCGATCACCGTACGGCGAAGCCGCGCGACGTGGTGAATCTGCAAGCGGCGGGCGTCGCGCTACCGGGGTTTCCAATTCCGGGGCTTCCCTATCGCGCCGAGCTGGGGCGCGGCGCCACCGCGCTCTCGTTGTCGCTCGACGGCGATCAGCTCGCGGCGAAATGGATGGTCGCATCGAACAAGATGGCTTGGGTTGCAGACAGCAGCGCCAGCAAGCGGCTGAACACAATCGAGTCACTCGTCGCGCGGGTTCTCACGGGCGTCTCGGCGCTGCAGATGAACGCCGACGTGACCGGCACGTTGAAGTCGCCCAAGCTCGCGGTGAGCTCGAATCTGGATCGCCTCGTCGCCGATCAGCTGCGCAATGTCGTCGGTGCTCAGGTGGCCGCGGCCGAGGCCAAGTTGCGCGCCCGCGTTGACAGTCTGGTCGATGAGAAGGCCGCGCCGGTGAAGCAGCGCGTCGCCGATCTCCGCGCGAGCGCAGACAAGCGCGTCGGCGATGCGCGCGCGCAGCTCGATGCCGAGAAGCAGAAGCTCGACGCACAACTCAAAGCACTGAGCGGCGGACTAGTCGGCCTGCCCTGA
- a CDS encoding ABC transporter permease yields the protein MRDIRYSIRRLLKSPGFTAVVVLTLGLGIGANTAIFSVINTVLLQPLDYREPDRLVTINHFYRSAALNNLEAPVSAVGFRDYRDKTKSFEAVAVETGWSANLTGTGDPERVPAIRVSGDYFRVFGVAPQLGRVFGRDEDEPGKNQVVVLSDGLWKRIYGGDRGIVGKTIQLNAQSYTILGVMPEGFKAFFNSQADIWTPLALDPKQFSPENYTNESLNLTARLKPGVSAKQADAEMHAFAEQVRRLYPNFVGKVWTLKVRTLNELATGDIRPALLVLLGAVGFVLLIACANVANLLLARVTSRQKEVAIRTALGADRWVLVRQLLTESVLLALAGGLLGLGIAYWSVRTLIAIVPNIPRANELGIDGSVLAFTLGLSVFTGLLFGVVPALQTSRTNLHETLKEGGRTGSADVSGRVLRRVLVVGEMALAMTLLIGAGLLIKSVAKLQHVSPGFDPDRLLTFNLSLPNAKYPNDTIRQQFFQSMIERVSHVPGVAAVGGTSTMPFGGSWSTGSFNVEGYQRAPNEPGPWGDIRIVTPDFFRTMHIPLLQGRTFGTQDSHGGQSVAIVDEEFVRKYYPSQNPIGKRVYFSDQPKDSDYISIVGVVGHAMHEALDAKPRIQLYLPYAQIPNRQSMSVAVRTTGDPLLMARTVREAIHTVDKDMPLSNVKSMDDLLESSLGQRRLSMILLGAFSAIAMLLASIGIYGVLAYTVTQRSRELGIRMALGAARGRVLRLVIGQGMVLAVIGIAIGLVGALALTRLLAAQLYSITPTDPVTFIGVSFMLAGIALVATLLPALRATRVDPVVALREE from the coding sequence GTGCGCGATATCCGCTATTCCATCCGCCGGCTCCTCAAGAGTCCTGGCTTCACCGCCGTCGTCGTCTTGACGCTCGGTCTCGGCATCGGTGCCAACACGGCGATTTTCAGCGTCATCAACACCGTGCTTCTCCAGCCGCTCGACTATCGCGAGCCGGACCGCCTCGTCACGATCAACCACTTCTATCGGTCCGCGGCGCTGAACAACCTCGAGGCGCCCGTCTCGGCCGTTGGATTCCGGGACTACCGCGACAAGACGAAGAGTTTCGAGGCCGTCGCGGTCGAAACCGGCTGGAGCGCGAACCTAACGGGAACGGGTGACCCCGAGCGCGTGCCGGCGATCCGTGTCTCGGGCGACTATTTCCGTGTGTTTGGCGTCGCGCCGCAGTTAGGCAGAGTCTTCGGTCGAGACGAGGATGAGCCCGGAAAGAATCAGGTCGTCGTGCTGAGCGACGGATTGTGGAAGCGCATTTACGGCGGCGATCGCGGCATCGTCGGCAAGACGATCCAACTCAACGCGCAGAGCTATACGATCCTTGGCGTCATGCCCGAGGGATTCAAAGCGTTCTTCAATAGCCAGGCCGACATCTGGACGCCGCTCGCGCTCGATCCAAAGCAGTTCAGTCCGGAGAATTACACCAACGAGTCGCTGAACCTCACGGCGCGGCTCAAGCCGGGCGTCTCGGCGAAGCAGGCTGACGCGGAGATGCACGCGTTCGCCGAGCAGGTGCGTCGACTGTATCCGAACTTCGTGGGCAAGGTGTGGACGCTCAAGGTCAGGACGCTGAATGAACTGGCGACTGGCGACATTCGGCCCGCGCTGCTCGTGCTGCTCGGCGCAGTGGGATTCGTGCTGCTCATCGCCTGCGCCAACGTTGCCAATCTGCTGCTCGCGCGCGTGACGTCGCGGCAAAAGGAAGTCGCGATCCGCACCGCCTTGGGTGCCGATCGATGGGTGCTCGTCAGGCAATTACTCACCGAGAGCGTGCTCCTCGCGCTCGCCGGCGGCCTCCTTGGACTCGGCATCGCCTATTGGAGTGTGCGAACGCTCATCGCGATCGTGCCCAACATTCCGCGCGCGAACGAGCTCGGTATCGACGGTTCGGTGCTGGCGTTCACGCTCGGGCTGTCGGTGTTCACGGGCCTGCTGTTCGGCGTCGTACCGGCGCTCCAGACCTCGCGAACGAATCTTCACGAAACGCTCAAGGAGGGCGGACGCACCGGTTCGGCGGACGTCTCCGGTCGGGTACTGCGCCGTGTGCTGGTCGTCGGCGAGATGGCGCTGGCGATGACGCTGCTCATCGGCGCCGGCCTGCTGATCAAGAGCGTGGCAAAGCTGCAGCACGTGAGCCCTGGCTTCGACCCCGATCGACTCCTCACATTCAACCTGTCGCTGCCTAACGCGAAATACCCTAACGATACCATCCGTCAACAGTTCTTCCAGAGCATGATCGAGCGCGTCAGCCACGTTCCAGGAGTCGCCGCAGTGGGGGGGACCTCGACGATGCCTTTCGGCGGCAGCTGGTCGACGGGAAGCTTCAACGTCGAGGGCTATCAGCGGGCACCGAATGAACCAGGACCGTGGGGTGATATCCGGATCGTGACGCCGGACTTCTTCCGAACGATGCACATCCCGCTCTTGCAGGGCCGGACTTTCGGCACGCAGGACAGCCACGGCGGCCAGTCGGTCGCGATCGTCGACGAGGAGTTCGTACGCAAGTACTATCCGAGCCAGAATCCGATCGGAAAGCGAGTGTACTTCAGCGATCAGCCGAAGGACTCCGATTACATCAGCATCGTCGGCGTCGTCGGACACGCGATGCACGAAGCGCTCGACGCGAAGCCACGCATTCAGCTCTATCTGCCGTACGCGCAGATTCCCAACCGCCAATCGATGTCTGTTGCCGTGCGCACGACCGGCGATCCTCTCTTGATGGCGCGTACGGTTCGCGAGGCGATTCATACTGTCGACAAAGACATGCCGCTCTCGAATGTGAAGAGCATGGACGACCTGCTCGAGAGCTCGCTCGGCCAGCGACGATTGTCGATGATCCTGCTCGGTGCGTTCTCGGCGATTGCGATGCTGCTCGCATCGATCGGGATCTACGGCGTGCTCGCGTACACGGTGACGCAGCGCTCGCGCGAGCTGGGAATTCGCATGGCCCTCGGCGCCGCGCGAGGCCGCGTGCTGCGGCTCGTGATCGGTCAGGGGATGGTCCTCGCCGTCATCG
- a CDS encoding FtsX-like permease family protein: MKIPFIYNARSVIQRPASTAFTAVGIALVVAVFIGMLALANGFRAALARTGSDNNALVLRRGADSELSSGIDRETANLIATSPHVALAADGRPLVSPEVYVLVPLVRVGGDSNAVGNVVIRGISEKAWDVRANIHVDNGHRPASGRSEICVGTKILGRYRNTSIGDRLRFAGRNWDVVCNFSAGGSAFESEIWGENEQFMPVFRGQVFQSVSFRLKDPAAFEEAKRALEGDKRLQVDVHRESTFYVDQSKLLGDILQFLAIVITSIMAIGAVFGAVNTMYAAVAGRTPEIAVLLTLGFHPRSVLASFLVESALIAAIGGIIGCLIALPVNGFVASTTNWSNFSEIAFNFRVTPGLLLAGLIFAVVMGVAGGFFPARRAAKLPVVQALR; the protein is encoded by the coding sequence ATGAAGATCCCATTCATCTACAACGCGCGGAGTGTCATTCAGCGGCCCGCGTCGACGGCGTTCACCGCCGTCGGTATCGCCCTCGTCGTCGCGGTGTTCATCGGCATGCTCGCGCTGGCAAACGGCTTCCGCGCCGCACTCGCGCGCACGGGATCCGATAACAACGCGCTCGTCCTGCGCCGCGGTGCGGACTCGGAGCTCTCCAGCGGCATCGATCGCGAGACGGCGAACCTGATCGCGACGTCGCCGCATGTCGCCCTTGCCGCCGACGGTCGCCCGCTGGTCAGTCCCGAGGTCTACGTGCTCGTCCCGCTCGTTAGGGTCGGCGGTGACAGCAATGCGGTCGGGAATGTGGTGATTCGCGGCATCAGTGAGAAGGCGTGGGATGTGCGCGCCAATATCCATGTCGACAACGGCCACCGCCCAGCCTCGGGCCGCAGTGAGATCTGCGTCGGGACGAAGATCCTTGGCCGATACAGGAATACCAGTATCGGTGACAGGCTTCGCTTCGCCGGTCGCAACTGGGACGTCGTCTGTAACTTCAGCGCCGGCGGCTCCGCATTCGAGTCGGAGATCTGGGGCGAGAACGAGCAGTTCATGCCCGTGTTCCGTGGCCAGGTGTTCCAGTCCGTCTCGTTCCGCTTGAAGGATCCAGCAGCGTTCGAGGAAGCGAAGCGGGCGCTCGAGGGAGACAAACGACTTCAGGTGGACGTCCACCGGGAGTCGACGTTCTACGTCGACCAATCGAAGCTGCTCGGCGACATTCTCCAGTTCCTCGCGATCGTGATCACGAGCATCATGGCAATTGGCGCGGTATTCGGCGCGGTAAACACGATGTACGCTGCTGTCGCCGGTCGGACGCCGGAGATCGCGGTCCTGTTGACGTTAGGCTTTCATCCGCGCAGCGTGCTGGCGAGCTTCCTCGTCGAGTCGGCGCTGATCGCCGCGATCGGTGGCATCATCGGTTGTTTGATTGCGCTCCCCGTCAACGGATTTGTTGCGAGCACAACCAACTGGTCGAACTTCAGCGAGATCGCCTTCAATTTCCGGGTCACGCCTGGACTTCTGCTCGCGGGACTGATCTTCGCCGTCGTTATGGGAGTGGCGGGCGGATTCTTTCCCGCCAGACGAGCGGCGAAGCTTCCGGTCGTGCAAGCGTTGAGGTAA
- a CDS encoding amidohydrolase family protein, which translates to MRYFVALIVVVVAACSSSSRSPDIAPSAAIAITHVTVIDVTGGRPLADATVVVRGNRIASIDSEAAPSDARVVDGRGKFLIPGLWDMHVHAAWPNMADAVAELFVANGVTGVRDMWGDPGVIRDWRSRVAERDGRHPRLVAAGNLVDGPEPVWPNSIRVRNADDARNVVRSLQRDGADFIKVYSHLPRDTYFAIAEESKKLGIPFAGHVTIAITAAEASDAGQRSIEHLTGVALGCSALESQIVEGTARTISSRGWAAASSFERGAGGLIDSTYDAARCDSLAATFVRNQTWQVPTLTVRYNVTHLDDPALENDPRLRYVPRVVRQRWFDRAETIERGGRGAAAQQAQFRRETIIVGELWRDGVPILAGTDELNPYCLPGFSLHDELARLVAAGLTPLAALQAATLNPARFLHATDTLGTVSVGKVADLVLLDGDPLADIRNISHIAAVVANGRLIDAADRERLLNDAAHADGPVQQRRRLQTGIPRRRPEL; encoded by the coding sequence GTGAGATATTTCGTTGCCCTGATCGTCGTCGTCGTGGCAGCGTGTTCGTCGTCCAGCCGATCGCCCGATATTGCTCCATCGGCGGCCATCGCGATCACGCACGTCACGGTCATCGACGTGACCGGTGGCCGGCCGCTCGCCGACGCGACGGTCGTCGTGAGAGGCAACCGCATCGCGAGCATCGATTCCGAAGCGGCGCCCTCGGACGCGCGCGTGGTCGACGGACGCGGCAAGTTCCTCATCCCCGGGCTCTGGGACATGCACGTCCACGCCGCGTGGCCGAACATGGCCGACGCGGTCGCCGAGCTGTTCGTCGCCAACGGAGTTACCGGCGTGCGCGACATGTGGGGCGACCCGGGCGTCATTCGCGACTGGCGATCGCGCGTCGCGGAGCGCGATGGCCGGCACCCGCGTCTCGTCGCCGCCGGAAACCTCGTCGATGGACCAGAACCGGTGTGGCCCAATTCGATTCGGGTGCGCAATGCCGACGACGCCCGGAACGTCGTGCGCTCGCTCCAACGCGACGGCGCCGACTTTATCAAGGTCTACAGCCATCTCCCACGCGACACGTATTTCGCGATTGCCGAGGAGTCGAAGAAGCTCGGCATCCCGTTCGCGGGCCACGTGACGATCGCGATCACCGCGGCCGAGGCTTCGGATGCGGGTCAGCGCAGCATCGAGCACCTAACGGGAGTGGCACTGGGCTGTTCCGCACTCGAGTCGCAGATCGTCGAGGGGACAGCGCGCACGATCTCGTCGCGCGGTTGGGCCGCCGCGTCGAGCTTCGAGCGTGGCGCCGGTGGGCTGATCGATTCCACCTACGATGCGGCGCGCTGCGATTCCCTCGCGGCGACGTTCGTGCGCAACCAAACCTGGCAGGTCCCGACGCTGACCGTCCGCTACAACGTCACGCACCTCGACGACCCAGCACTCGAGAACGATCCTCGGCTTCGCTACGTACCGCGAGTCGTTAGGCAGCGCTGGTTCGACCGCGCCGAAACGATCGAGCGAGGTGGGCGCGGCGCGGCGGCGCAGCAGGCGCAGTTCCGCCGTGAGACGATCATTGTCGGTGAGCTCTGGCGAGACGGCGTGCCGATCCTCGCCGGCACCGACGAGCTCAACCCGTATTGCCTGCCGGGATTCAGCCTGCACGACGAGCTGGCTCGGCTCGTGGCGGCGGGACTCACGCCCCTCGCGGCGCTGCAGGCTGCCACGCTCAACCCTGCCCGCTTCCTGCATGCGACGGACACACTCGGTACGGTGTCGGTCGGGAAGGTCGCGGATCTCGTCCTCCTCGATGGCGATCCGCTGGCCGATATTCGCAACATCTCGCACATCGCGGCCGTCGTCGCGAACGGCCGGTTGATCGATGCTGCCGACCGTGAGCGTTTGCTCAATGATGCGGCGCACGCGGATGGCCCGGTCCAGCAGCGGCGCCGTCTCCAGACGGGAATCCCGAGGCGGCGCCCAGAACTCTGA
- a CDS encoding TIGR03546 family protein has translation MLALLKLLQSLVKTLHSDGTPTQIGLGVALGAALGLTPIANAHNLIVLLLLAVLNVSFGAGMLAWAVFVPVGFMLDPLFDRVGHWLLIDAASLRPLWTTWDNTPVLALTNFNNTVVLGSVVVWLVLFVPLWFVSRVAIIRYRATIGERVRQSHFYKVLSASQVYNVYRWFRP, from the coding sequence ATGCTCGCCCTTCTAAAGCTCCTCCAATCGCTCGTCAAAACATTGCACTCCGACGGAACGCCGACCCAGATCGGGCTCGGCGTCGCACTCGGAGCGGCATTGGGACTGACGCCGATCGCGAACGCGCACAATCTGATAGTTCTATTGCTGCTCGCGGTGCTGAACGTGTCTTTTGGCGCGGGTATGTTGGCCTGGGCGGTCTTCGTGCCTGTGGGATTCATGCTCGACCCGCTGTTCGATCGCGTCGGACACTGGCTCCTGATCGACGCAGCATCCCTTCGGCCTCTCTGGACGACGTGGGACAACACGCCAGTGCTCGCGCTCACGAACTTCAACAACACCGTCGTTCTCGGTAGCGTTGTCGTCTGGCTCGTGCTCTTCGTACCGCTCTGGTTCGTGTCGCGGGTCGCGATCATCCGCTATCGCGCGACAATCGGCGAGCGCGTACGCCAGTCGCACTTCTACAAGGTTCTCTCCGCCTCCCAGGTGTACAATGTCTACCGCTGGTTCCGTCCGTAG